A stretch of DNA from Anopheles nili chromosome 2, idAnoNiliSN_F5_01, whole genome shotgun sequence:
AccatgaacaaaaaacacacgaaattATACCTGCCACTATAAATTGTATTTCTCAAGCTATATTTGTAGACTGTAAAATAAATATGCGATTAAAAAATTAATCTATGAAACTGAATATTAGGCGCGGCTACATAAGCTGCATCCGCGTATATGACGAAGCATGAATTGCCAGATTCTATTCATTTATAATGTACAGCAAagtagagttttttttacatgctCTTTGCAATTTCATTTATGTGCATTCTACTCTAATAAACTCTCACTACATATATAGCCACAAGACAAGCAATCTTAACATGCTATGACTATACAGGCTCTTAAAATACAAAGCCCAAAAAACTTTTCACTTCTATCATACAAGTGTATCCCAATGTATCAGctgatacaaaaaaacatcctctGATGATTTTAAGCTATTTTTCTAAAACACagaacaaaagaaataaaagaagcTTACAATGTAGTATGTTTTTACTGCCTGGTTCATTTTAGATCTCTTGCTCTCATACAAATTCatgcaatttttttaacatgAATATTATCTAGGTCTAGCTGAAATCAAATATGAAATTAGAACTTAATATGATTGAAAGGGTTCAGCATTCTCTAATAGAGGCAAAATTgacaacatgaaaaaaaaaacaaaaaaaatgcacatatAAAACAATAGTTCCCGCATACTATAGCTCACAGTTTCTAACCGATAGGTAAGAAAcggaaataaataatcatattTTGTAAGGTTTGTGTTTACAATCAACTGAATGGAAGACTAAAACAAAATGTAGGCATGTTAGAGATAGCAGGTTCTTCGAAAGCCTTTCTCTACTATACCATTCCAATTTCAACAAAGCGTTTGGCGGATATTCTGTTCATGGAATTTAGTGTTTCCGGAACATGATTGACAGTGGCTGCACGACGCTAGATTGACAACCAAAAGAAACCAAAGCTGTATGTTGAGAACACGCGTATCTGGGCAATGCTTATTACCACAGCTTTTGGTTCTTCAATTAAAAAACATTGATCTAGCATCATGTAACACCTCGGTGTCCGAAAACACAAAATTCGTCCGAGAAAAATCCTGCCATAAATGAAGGATGTAATAGTTTGGATGTCAGGAAGATGGAGATGataatttatgtatattgGTTTGTGGTATGGTTCATTCAGTACGGAGTATTACGCATTCGTACTCTACCTCTATTGTTGTGCACGATAGAGTTGTACGAGGGAACATAGAGTGCAGCCTTGGCACGGCCATGGTCTTCGGCGACTCGTACTATTAGTGGTTGATTGCCGCCCTGCGGAATCACATTGTTTAAGGCCGATATTGCCTCCTGTGCCTCTTCGCGTTTATTAAATCTGCCACCATGTAATATAAAACGCACAatatggagagagaaaaattaaaaatataagtAATTAAAACGTAAATCTCTTTTCAAGTCTCGGTTCTATAGCCTATACTTGAAACAATGCTTACCGTACGAAAGCGACTCCACGTGGCTGACCAGTCAGCTTATCTCGTAGAATGTTCTTCTGTACGATGGTACCGTACTTGCCGAAGATGATATCCAGCTGTTCTTCAGTAATCGTACGGGGTAGGTTTGTAATGTACAGGTTTGTTTCCTTAATGTCGTCACTTTGCGGCCGTGCGTAAGACACCTTTAGCCGCTTGTTACGCACCGGATAGCCGTTTAGACATTTGATGGCACGTTGCGCTGCGTCCTCCTTTAGATAGTttacgaaaccgaaaccgtaGCTGTACCCAGTCTGCTTCGGGTCCAAACAATGAGATACAGCGCGTTGTGATGAGATGTGAAAGCatcaagtgaaaaaaaaaacatacaaaaacaatAGAATAACACAAATAGTTGTCTGAGCCACAATATCCCAGAAGATCTTGATTGTGATTAAATTTTCTCAGAGAACGAGATCCAAAACTATATGCAAATATCAATTGTTATAGATTAAAACAACTCAAACCATTCTTTAAATTTAAGCCTTTCAAATGATCTTTAAAACCAATGAGGACCACAAGCCAATATACTCACAATCGCGATTTCAGCCAAGTCGAATACATAAAGAGACTATTATCGTCTGCAAACCCAAACGCCCAGAGGCAATCGAAAGACATAATCGATATAATCTCCACTATGCCCCACGAACCTGACCCCCACTCACGTGTAAGCGGTGCTTGCCCTACTTAACATGTAAGCCACAATAATGTTATTTCTAATGCTAAATTACTGCAGTCACACTGTCGAAGAAACGATGCCGATGAAATAACATcgttgatgataatgatgataataCCTCCTGCGGAAAGGAAGCCCCAATATGTACAGCGAACACCGAGCCCGGAAACCAATGCCCAGAACTATCTAATGTGTCTGATATTTTTAGATCTGATATTTAGATTCGGTTCTTTACTTTTGAATGTACTCTACGCTCGCTGGAACCTGCAAACGAGCATCCGTACCATCATCCCAGTCCCTAGAGTATACCTTTAGATCTCTCATCAGTCGGCAGCTTTCGATGGGGCCCATGGCGGAGAACATCGCGTACATCTCCCGCTCCGTCATGTCCTGCGGCAGGTAGTTGACGATCAGGTTCGTGCCGGCGTGGTTGGACGAGCCTGTCCCAAAGTTCATGCCGGTCAGCGAGCTCGTGCTAGACGAGGACGTGTGATGATGGGACGATTGGTGCGGGTTATGGTGATTgaggtggtgatggtggtgatgcggGGTAGACGGGTTGCCGCCACCGAACGTGCTGCTCGATGGCATATCGCCGTACAAACGAGGCCGTGAGTACGATGAGAAGTCTGCATCCTGCAGATAGTTGGCGTAGTTCGACTGAAACATTGCAGAACaatttgaacttttttttaacgccACACGCGCTAAACACGCGCACGGGAACCGGGTTGGTGGTGCTTCAGACTGGCGGGATGCTGGCAGGAATTTGTATACTAGAACGCTAAGCTAAACATCCACCTGTACGTTTGGAGCACCTTTTGTTGTTTGTAAGCGAAAAGTGGAATTGTTTTAGCGGAGCTAAAGCTTTCAAAAGCATACACCACAAGTGCTCAAACTAATTGATGAATGAAATAGCAATTCAGAGCAAAGCGATAAAACTAAACCACATGGCGTAAAGCAGTTAGAAAAATGCACGTTATCTTCCGGGCATCCGAAAATTCGATAATTTTCGACGATTCTTATCGAAGCGAACAGAAGAATAATAAAGAAGCGGTCGAAGTCTGGAAAGCGCCACCGAAATGAAGTGGTACGACACGAACCGACTGAGACCCATCAGCGTGgtcgtttgccaaaaaaaaaaacaagaataatAAAACGCGAAGAACGAAATCTCAGATGTGCTAGCATTCAGCCACAAGCACGAGGACGATCCGAGGACGTCACCACCGTAATGCAGCAACTCTCGTGGACAGGTCGTCGCCAGCTGACGTGTTCTTACGTCGAATGCCACCGTGGTCCTGTTGCCGAAGGTCGCAgcgtttttttgcgttttgccACCAAGCAATTCGAGATTCGTGATTGGCAAGGGATCGTGCGTGTGCAAATTTTTGTAGCAAACATGCAAAAGAATTATTGGGCATAGGTGGTCCAGCTGGTACAGCTTTTAAGAGGGGTGCTTTGTCTTAGGGCCAACATCTCCAGTGCACTCTCCAACCGAGCACGCCGTATGCGCCGTGTGCGCGAGCTAGGATTGGAATTATACAGGCAAATCATACCATTCCGGATGGTAGCGAGTGTGACATTCCCCACAGGCGGCCACTGCTACGGAGTTTCCACGCACGTGTTAAGGCGCGCCAACGACGATCGACGGCGTGGTGATgaaccagagagagagacgaaaataaaggaaaagtaTATGataaaaaacggcacaaaaacgTATTGTTACTATTAAAGGAATAAAATCATGTAAATGATGCTGAGCATCATTGcataaaaagtaaataaacacCATAACTGTCCAGCCTGCCTATCGTTGCCTGTGTGTGCGCTGGTAATGCGTTTGTTTGTATGCATTTAAGTCGAaggagagaaatgaaaaatatgccAGCTCCTTCCGCCTTGGAAATGAATTGCGAACTCCATTTGTTGGGGCAAAAAAAGACGAAGCACATGAGGAGCAGACGTGGACGTTAGGTTGGAAAGGACTGGACGCCAAAATCGACGCTTCGGCGGCCGTTGCGACGCACAGCAGCAAAACCCATGTGCACGTGCGAGATCCCCGCAGGAGGAGAAAGGATTTACGGCCAGCCTGCTCCGATCATTGTCCTTACTATCATTGGGCCGACttgattattatttcaaagtggatcatttttatcgatttccgTGCGTCCTTCAATGCTCCCCTGACAGCCCCTGACACTCGTGCCTTTTCTCATTGTATGCACATTttgaattgcttttttttacatccaccaaaaacaaaattcctaTATCATGtcctctttctcactctcagacactttctctcattctacttctctatctctctcttacacacacacacacacaaccaacaAACACGTACTCTCTTTATCCCTATTTTCCTTTCAGATTTGTTTTCTCTATCATACGAGTGCTCTCCATCTGTCGTCCTTCAAACTGACTCACTCGTCCTGATTTTTCTCTCAGTGGAATGGGGAGCTGCTTTTCCAAAACAGCCACCCAAACCACGCACACAGGCATCGAAATTGCACAGGCACACAGGCACTGTTCCTTCACTAAGcgattggtttcgttttcgcagCAGCCAAGCAGCGTTTGTACCGTACCTTGATCGAAAGGATGACGAAGGGTATCCATTCATTTTACTGTACATTTTCCTTCCGATAGCGGAGCACTGCTCCTGTTCGTCTCAGCCGCTGCTGTGCTTGTGCTTTTGTTGCGGTTCGCGCTCTCTCCTTGTATTCGTCGTCTAGAAACTAGATGATGATATTTCTCCTACCTCCACTCCACTGGCGCGTGTTTAGCTGCCGCCCTTTTCGGTTCCCGATATCGTGGGAATGACCAACAAAAGCGATGCCAGAGGTCGACGAGGATGACGATGGGGCTGCTGCAGCACACCACGGGTGGAAAAGAGGGGCGAATCGCTCTCGCAAATTAAATAGGCCTGTCGACGCCTGGATGCTCGACTGCCGCTGATAACACCGCACACTAATGACGGAGAAGTGGACCTCTCCGGCGAGCAAAACACAGgacgaaaatcgaacgaacgagtgTTCCAGGCGCGAGAAGAAGTTTTCCTTCCGCGTTCACGTTctttggtcgttttttttttatttcgcccgGTCTTGTTTTATGGATGGATGAAAGGAGAATTTTCAAACTCACAGTTTGCTGAGATGCTGCTAGCTTTTGCAGCCGATTCGGGGACTTCTCTACTAACGAGCTTACAGCACACACCACCACTCACAGACACATTTACGAACGGGCGCGTGGCCCGTGGAGATCGTACGGGTTTTCCGAGGCCTACTGCAATGAATTTTCCCGTATCAGCGCGAGCAGCCTTTTTATTGTACCAAGGAACAGATAGGTTTTCGATTTGATTAGCAGGCCGATTATTAAGcgagaatagaaaaaaaaaacgttttttaCGAATATCACACTGAACAAAAACGCGATCCAAATTGCAAATGagttttgaatgaaaattaagtATTCCTACAACACGTCGAACACAGACGGGAATTTTCAGGTATGGAGTTATTCACAACCAAATGGGGCTGGATGCAATTCTTCAACCACTAGGACGACGCATAATCAATCAACCGAACAACAACCCGACCGACTATAATGGTATAGGATTAAGCATTCGGATCCTTGCTGACGCTTTGCAGCTATCATCCACTGATATGAAGCTGCTGCAACATCGATACGCGGGATTTATCGCTGGAGGTCTCGTTTCCACGTCTTCACACAAATTATTCACAACACATTTACCAATGTACACTAGAACCGCACTACTAACGATGTTCCACCGCGCGAACTGCAGGAACCGAGGAACGCAAATGGCAAGAAAACCTCACATTCAGATTTTCCCTCCTGCAAACACCACCAAAAAAGAGGGGCTTATGCGTTTTTCCCTCCTTGCTCGTCTTCCCGTACACAAACGATCCAATTTGCTGCTGCCTGGCACGGTTTTCACAAACAAATGTGGTTTTGCGGCCACCCAACAGCTCCTGCAACTACGACACAAACGCGCACGCTATCACTCGAcgaaggaaaatgcaccgCAGGACGATTGTTGCGGGATAATCGAGGAAAATTGTCGTAGGACTGAAAATTCCTtcgcttttgctgcttcttttcACCCGACCGACCTCAATGCTTTTTCCGCTGTCTACACTACTACTAAACAACATCATTTGACGGCTACCAAGGTGTAGAAAGACTTTCAACAAGAAATTAACATTGTGTCGACGCGATATAGCTGAGTTTAAGAACCATATCAACAAGTGCGATCAAAATATTAAacttattaaattttataataaaacacCAACTGCAAAATATGAGCAATAAATAACTAATATAGCTAGGTACTGGATCAATGGAAAGTGTGTTGTAAACATGTTATTCAGCTCGCCAATGAAATGCGGGAATTGTCATTTGATCAAATCAAAACATTGCATATTTCCTACGGTCCGATCCTAGGCCCATcggtttgttattttctcaTCGCTAGAATTGAGCTACCTGAACCGTATAAAACATGTCGAAAGTGATTCGTCGTGATATTTCCCCGATGTTGCAGGAGCTACGCAACTTCCTACTTGGCGTAAGGATCCCATTAACAGTCTATTCATAAAGGAAATTAGGAACACCGTGTATCGCATTATGTAATGTTCGCTATTTGCCGGATATATTTGCAGAGGAAGCATAATAATGCCCTTCGTTTTGAAGATGGAATTGCGGCCAGAACTCAACCACCACCCAATCTGCCTGACGGACCCGCTCACAAGTAAATTGCTTTGTCTATATTACAAGATTGCGTTGTGGTTGTTCCTCTGTTCAAATTTTGAATCATTCCCGCCAGACTGTCTGCCAACCACTACGTTGTACGTGATGCTCGTCGTGAAGTTGCCCCGCCAATGGATTTAACGTCCCAAAAACTTCTGACGGAGAAGGGGTAACGATTGGATAACTCTAACCTTTGGTCAGAATACGTGTTTccaattgttttgtttctgtttaCAGATCGGCCGCAAAGCTGCCTACCCCTGGAAAGTCCTACGGATGGGACAAACATTGATTGTTGAGTGCATAGAAAATTGTTGTGATGATGTGAGATAATAGAAAGCAGTGTTCGTATCAAGTATCGCTTGGAAACAAAAGGCCTCCGCTGTTTTCCTTAAATAAAGCGATGTGCCCTTACCAAACACATCGTAGTTTCCTTTGCAAACGTGTTTTTTACAGCatgaaaatgaattgaaaGCACGAACATATTTTCCATTGATGTAGGATTTATTTAAGTTTAAATTCCCACAAAATATAGTGGTTTTCGTTATATGTTGTCGGTATCATTAAATTCTCGATACATtgttaaaagaaaacagcaaaaagaaagttTTAAACAATGCCTACATGCTAGGGTTTatcatttcatgttttttgCCAGCGtaaattttgatttgttttttaagAATTGCAATTTGTTagtaactttttttgttttaattgtaaAACGTCATTCTGACGGCGCTACGTTAAGTCCACCAAACTCAACATTAGTGCGTATTTATTGCACAGCACTCTTTGATTATGCATAATGTCTCACGATTCGGCTTATGCttaattttctcttctctcatCACATTCGGTGAATTTTATAGTTTGCTAGCTGTCAAGGACaagctttcctttttgtggttgttttaGTATCGCTGTTATAGCCTACGGATTACTGGGGGTTGAAAATTTCTGAAGatcttaatttaatttagaCAGCAATCGTTATGTTAGTAATTTCTTCCTACTGCTGCTATTGGACGTCGTTTATCTTCGTActgtttaatttcaaatttgttGCTCTGTTCTGTACTTGTGGGCACGGCATTTCTCTGGCGTAGGCAAAATGAACCAACGATCGTTGGCGGTAGGCCAGCTAGAGCTAGTCTTGGAAATTGGAAATGTGCTATCATTAAAAAATGCGACATTTGTCAGGCAGAGGGAAGAAGGATAGACTTGCATTTGCTTCGTTCCACAAAACATGTCTTATTTTGGCGCCGTTTTTGCAAACATCGATCCTTGAGTCCTGCGTGCGCGCTTGCACTACGTTCTATAACCGGGTACATATACTGCTTTTCTTGCCCATCCTTATTCTAtctcggtaaaaaaaaaacaagtcagTCATTCAAG
This window harbors:
- the LOC128721263 gene encoding NADH dehydrogenase [ubiquinone] 1 alpha subcomplex subunit 7-like, encoding MSKVIRRDISPMLQELRNFLLGRKHNNALRFEDGIAARTQPPPNLPDGPAHKLSANHYVVRDARREVAPPMDLTSQKLLTEKGSAAKLPTPGKSYGWDKH
- the LOC128721473 gene encoding protein sex-lethal-like; translated protein: MYSKMNGYPSSSFRSSSGRLWGMSHSLPSGMSNYANYLQDADFSSYSRPRLYGDMPSSSTFGGGNPSTPHHHHHHLNHHNPHQSSHHHTSSSSTSSLTGMNFGTGSSNHAGTNLIVNYLPQDMTEREMYAMFSAMGPIESCRLMRDLKQTGYSYGFGFVNYLKEDAAQRAIKCLNGYPVRNKRLKVSYARPQSDDIKETNLYITNLPRTITEEQLDIIFGKYGTIVQKNILRDKLTGQPRGVAFVRFNKREEAQEAISALNNVIPQGGNQPLIVRVAEDHGRAKAALYVPSYNSIVHNNRAMLPRQNSMKYNDRSSGLLRSHHSLIFY